The following are encoded in a window of Mustela nigripes isolate SB6536 chromosome 1, MUSNIG.SB6536, whole genome shotgun sequence genomic DNA:
- the LOC132011206 gene encoding olfactory receptor 52L1-like, which produces MILVSFLSSVSKPLMMAFNNSSWRLLHPSFFLMGIPGLEESQHWIALPLCILYLLAVMGNVSIIFIIWTDSSLHQPMYLFLAMLSGIDLVLASSTAPKTLAVLLVHAHEIGYTVCLIQMFFIHAFSSMESGVLVAMALDRYVAICHPLHHSTILHPGIIGRIGMAVLVRGLVLLLPFPILLQRLIFCRATIIGHAYCEHMAVVKLACSETTVNRAYGLAVALLVVGIDVVAIGISYGLILQTVLKVPGGEARLKAFSTCGSHICVILIFYIPGMFSFLTHRFGHHVPHHVHILLATLYLLVPPALNPLVYGVKTRQIRHRVMRVFSLKGQI; this is translated from the coding sequence atgattttggtttcttttctctcttctgtgtccAAGCCATTGATGATGGCCTTTAATAATTCAAGCTGGAGGCTACTCCAcccttcttttttcctgatgGGCATCCCCGGCTTGGAGGAAAGCCAGCACTGGATAGCATTGCCACTGTGTATCCTTTATCTTCTTGCTGTAATGGGCAATGTGagcatcatcttcatcatctggACTGACTCATCCTTGCACCAGCCTATGTACCTCTTTCTGGCCATGCTCTCTGGCATTGACCTGGTGCTGGCCTCCTCCACTGCGCCCAAAACCCTTGCGGTACTCCTGGTTCATGCCCATGAGATTGGGTACACTGTCTGCCTGATCCAGATGTTCTTCATCCATGCGTTCTCTTCCATGGAGTCAGGTGTACTTGTGGCCATGGCTCTGGATCGCTATGTAGCCATTTGTCACCCTCTGCACCATTCTACCATCTTGCATCCAGGGATCATAGGGCGCATTGGGATGGCAGTGTTGGTACGGGGAttggtcctcctcctccccttccctatCCTGTTGCAGAGACTCATCTTCTGCCGGGCCACCATCATAGGCCATGCCTATTGTGAACATATGGCTGTGGTAAAACTGGCCTGCTCAGAAACCACAGTAAACCGAGCTTATGGGTTGGCAGTGGCCCTGCTTGTGGTTGGGATAGATGTTGTGGCCATTGGTATTTCCTATGGTCTCATCCTTCAGACTGTGCTGAAGGTACCAGGGGGAGAGGCTCGTCTTAAGGCCTTTAGCACATGTGGGTCTCATATTTGTGTCATCCTGATCTTCTATATTCCAGGGATGTTCTCCTTTCTCACTCATCGCTTTGGCCACCATGTACCCCATCATGTTCATATTCTTCTGGCCACCCTCTACCTCCTTGTGCCACCTGCACTCAACCCTCTTGTCTATGGGGTGAAGACCCGGCAGATCCGCCACCGAGTGATGAGGGTTTTCTCCCTAAAAGGACAGATCTGA
- the LOC132011209 gene encoding olfactory receptor 56A1 has translation MALPSNYSTASVSEFLLICFPNYQSWQHWLSLPLSLLFLLAMGANATLLITIWLEASLHEPMYYLLSLLSLLDIVLCLTVIPKVLAIFWFDFRSISFSACFLQMFIMNSFLPMESCTFMIMAYDRYVAICHPLRYRSIITDQFVAKASVFIFTRNALLTAPIPILTARLHYCGKNVIENCICANLSVSRLSCDNFTLNRIYQFVAGWTLLGSDFILIFLSYTFILRAVLRFKAEAAAVKALSTCGSHFILILFFSTILLVVVLTNVARKRVPMDILILLNVLHHLIPPALNPIVYGVRTKEIKQGIKKLLWRRM, from the coding sequence ATGGCTTTACCCAGCAACTACTCCACTGCTTCAGTCTCTGAATTCCTCCTCATCTGCTTCCCTAACTACCAGAGTTGGCAGCACTGGctgtccctccccctcagcctcctcttcctcctggccaTGGGGGCCAACGCCACCCTGCTGATCACCATCTGGCTAGAGGCCTCTCTTCATGAGCCCATGTACTACCTGCtcagcctcctctccctgctggaTATTGTGCTCTGCCTGACGGTCATCCCCAAGGTCCTGGCCATCTTCTGGTTTGATTTCAGGTCCATTAGCTTCTCAGCCTGCTTTCTCCAGATGTTCATTATGAACAGTTTCCTCCCCATGGAGTCCTGCACATTCATGatcatggcctatgaccgctatgtggccatctgtcacCCACTGCGATACCGATCCATCATCACTGACCAATTTGTGGCCAAGGctagtgtcttcattttcactcGAAATGCCCTTCTCACTGCACCTATTCCTATTCTCACCGCCCGGCTCCATTACTGTGGGAAAAACGTCATTGAGAACTGCATCTGTGCCAACTTGTCTGTGTCCAGGCTCTCCTGTGACAATTTCACCCTTAACAGAATCTATCAGTTTGTGGCTGGTTGGACTTTACTGGGTTCAGATTTCATCCTCATCTTCCTCTCTTACACCTTTATTCTAAGAGCTGTGCTTAGGTTCAAGGCTGAAGCGGCTGCTGTCAAAGCCCTGAGCACGTGTGGCTCTCACTTCATCCTCATCCTGTTCTTCAGCACCATCCTGCTGGTTGTTGTGTTGACAAATGTGGCCAGAAAGAGGGTCCCCATGGACATCCTCATCCTACTCAATGTCCTTCATCACCTCATACCTCCTGCCTTGAACCCTATTGTATATGGGGTTCGGACCAAAGAGATAAAACAAGGAATTAAGAAATTGCTCTGGAGAcgtatgtaa